The following are encoded together in the Cynocephalus volans isolate mCynVol1 chromosome 4, mCynVol1.pri, whole genome shotgun sequence genome:
- the LRFN4 gene encoding leucine-rich repeat and fibronectin type-III domain-containing protein 4, translated as MAPPILLLLLASGAAACPLPCVCQNLSESLSTLCAHRGLLFVPPNVDRRTVELRLADNFIQALGPPDFRNMTGLVDLTLSRNAITRIGARAFGDLESLRSLHLDGNRLVELGTGSLRGPVNLQHLILSGNQLGRIAPGAFDDFLDSLEDLDLSYNNLRQVPWAGIGAMPALHTLNLDHNLIDALPPGAFAQLAQLSRLDLTSNRLATLAPDPLFSRGRDAEASPAPLVLSFSGNPLHCNCELLWLRRLARPDDLETCASPPGLAGRYFWAVPEAEFSCEPPLIARHTQRLWVLEGQRATLRCRALGDPVPTMHWVGPDDRLVGNSSRARAFPNGTLEIGVTGAGDAGGYTCIATNPAGEATARVELRVLALPHGGNTSAEGGRPGPSDIAASARTAAEGEGTLESEPAVQVTEVTATSGLVSWGPGRPADPVWMFQIQYNSSEDETLIYRIVPASSHHFLLKHLVPGADYDLCLLALSPAAGLSDLTATRLLGCAHFSTLPATPLCHALQAHVLGGTLTVAVGGVLVAALLVFTVALLVRGRGAGNGRLPLKLSHVQSQTNGGPSPTPKSHPPRSPPPRPQRSCSLDLGDTGGCYGYARRLGGAWARRSHSVHGGLLGAGCRGLGGSAERLEESVV; from the exons ATGGCCCCGCcaatcctgctgctgctgctggccagtggAGCAGCTGCCTGCCCACTGCCGTGTGTCTGCCAGAACCTGTCCGAGTCACTCAGCACCCTCTGTGCCCACCGAGGCCTGCTGTTTGTACCGCCCAACGTGGACCGGCGCACCGTGGAACTGCGGCTGGCTGACAATTTCATCCAAGCCCTAGGGCCGCCTGACTTCCGCAACATGACAGGGCTGGTGGACCTGACGCTATCTCGCAATGCCATCACCCGCATTGGGGCCCGCGCCTTTGGGGACCTGGAGAGCCTACGCTCCCTACACCTGGATGGCAACAGGCTCGTGGAGCTGGGCACTGGCAGCCTGCGGGGCCCCGTCAACCTGCAGCACCTCATCCTCAGTGGGAACCAGCTGGGCCGCATCGCACCAGGCGCCTTCGACGACTTTCTTGACAGCCTGGAGGACCTGGACCTGTCCTACAACAACCTCCGGCAGGTGCCCTGGGCCGGCATTGGTGCCATGCCCGCCCTGCACACTCTCAACCTGGACCACAACCTCATCGATGCGCTGCCCCCGGGTGCCTTCGCCCAGCTTGCTCAGCTCTCCCGCCTTGACCTCACCTCCAACCGCCTGGCCACACTGGCACCCGACCCGCTTTTCTCCCGGGGGCGCGACGCTGAGGCCTCACCTGCGCCCCTGGTGCTGAGCTTCAGCGGGAACCCCCTGCACTGCAACTGCGAGCTGctgtggctgcggcggctggcgcggccAGACGACCTGGAGACCTGCGCCTCCCCGCCAGGGCTGGCGGGCCGCTACTTCTGGGCGGTGCCCGAGGCTGAGTTCTCTTGTGAGCCCCCTCTCATTGCCCGCCACACGCAGCGCCTCTGGGTGCTGGAGGGCCAGCGGGCCACACTGCGGTGCCGGGCCCTTGGCGACCCTGTGCCCACCATGCACTGGGTGGGCCCCGACGACCGGCTCGTCGGCAACTCCTCCCGCGCCCGAGCTTTCCCCAATGGGACCCTGGAGATTGGGGTGACAGGTGCTGGGGATGCTGGGGGCTACACCTGTATTGCCACCAATCCTGCTGGCGAGGCCACAGCTCGAGTGGAGTTGCGGGTGCTGGCTTTGCCCCATGGCGGGAACACTAGTGCTGAGGGGGGCCGCCCCGGACCCTCGGACATCGCTGCCTCAGCCCGCACTGCTGCCGAGGGCGAGGGGACTCTGGAGTCTGAGCCAGCTGTGCAGGTGACAGAGGTGACCGCCACCTCAGGGCTGGTGAGCTGGGGGCCAGGGCGGCCGGCTGACCCTGTGTGGATGTTCCAAATCCAGTACAACAGCAGCGAGGACGAGACCCTCATCTACCG GATCGTCCCAGCCTCCAGCCACCACTTCCTGTTGAAGCATCTGGTCCCTGGTGCAGACTATGATCTCTGCCTGCTGGCCCTGTCACCTGCCGCTGGGCTCTCCGACCTCACAGCCACTAGGCTGCTGGGCTGTGCCCATTTCTCCACATTGCCGGCCACGCCCCTGTGCCACGCCCTGCAAGCCCACGTGCTGGGCGGGACCCTGACCGTGGCCGTCGGGGGTGTGCTGGTGGCTGCCTTACTGGTCTTCACTGTGGCCTTGCTGGTTCGGGGCCGGGGGGCCGGGAATGGCCGCCTCCCCCTCAAGCTCAGCCACGTCCAATCCCAGACCAATGGAGGTCCCAGCCCCACACCCAAGAGCCACCCGCCACGGagccccccaccccgcccccagcgCAGCTGCTCCCTGGACCTGGGAGACACCGGTGGGTGCTACGGTTATGCCAGGCGCttgggaggggcctgggctcGCCGGAGCCACTCTGTGCATGGGGGGCTGCTCGGGGCAGGGTGCCGGGGGCTGGGGGGCAGCGCGGAACGGCTGGAAGAGAGTGTGGTGTGA